Proteins found in one Aerosakkonema funiforme FACHB-1375 genomic segment:
- a CDS encoding response regulator, whose translation MSKNSSHTLKGNILVVDDQPDNLRILSFMLREEGYQVRKALNGQMALTACQTLLPDVILLDIMMPDMDGYEVCQRLKASDKTCEVPVIFISALDDVVDKVKAFSVGGVDYITKPFQVEEVLARVANQLTIQQLYRQLTEQNTQLQKLNEELKRSNDELEQFAYIASHDLQSPLQAIVGYARIIEATYENHLDTDAKQYIANIVNAGWRMTQLIEDLLDYSRVGTCTEEFKPTDCKTVLEEVLANLDEEICASGASISYSDLPTVMGSSTQLMQVFQNLISNSIKFCRPEVPPQVEITAKAKKNDEWIVAVRDNGIGIETQHFERIFEVFQRLHSYKKYPGNGIGMSICKKIVERHGGRIWVESQPGVGTTFYFTIPAKI comes from the coding sequence ATGAGTAAAAATTCTTCCCATACACTTAAAGGTAACATCCTCGTAGTTGACGATCAGCCAGATAACTTGCGTATATTATCTTTCATGCTGAGAGAAGAGGGATACCAGGTTCGCAAAGCCTTGAACGGTCAAATGGCTCTGACTGCTTGTCAGACTCTATTACCCGATGTAATTTTACTCGATATTATGATGCCGGATATGGACGGCTATGAAGTTTGCCAAAGGCTGAAAGCTTCGGATAAAACCTGCGAGGTGCCAGTAATTTTTATCAGCGCTCTCGATGATGTGGTGGACAAAGTAAAAGCTTTTAGCGTCGGTGGCGTAGACTACATTACCAAACCGTTTCAAGTGGAAGAAGTTCTCGCTCGCGTCGCCAATCAACTGACTATTCAACAGTTGTATCGTCAACTCACCGAGCAAAATACACAGTTGCAAAAGTTGAACGAAGAACTGAAAAGATCCAACGACGAACTGGAACAATTCGCTTACATTGCCTCCCACGATCTGCAATCACCCCTACAAGCGATCGTTGGCTACGCCCGTATTATAGAAGCAACATACGAAAATCATCTCGATACAGATGCTAAACAATACATCGCAAATATTGTGAATGCGGGATGGAGGATGACACAGCTAATTGAAGACTTGCTAGATTATTCTAGGGTAGGCACCTGTACAGAAGAATTCAAACCGACTGACTGCAAAACCGTACTAGAAGAAGTGCTAGCCAATCTGGACGAAGAAATCTGCGCCAGCGGTGCAAGTATTAGCTATTCCGATTTGCCCACAGTAATGGGCTCTAGCACGCAACTGATGCAGGTTTTCCAAAACTTGATTAGCAACAGCATCAAGTTTTGTCGCCCCGAAGTTCCGCCGCAGGTCGAGATTACTGCCAAAGCAAAGAAAAACGACGAATGGATCGTAGCAGTTCGCGACAATGGCATAGGCATAGAAACTCAGCATTTTGAGCGTATTTTTGAAGTTTTTCAACGCCTGCACTCTTATAAAAAATACCCAGGTAATGGCATCGGTATGAGCATCTGCAAGAAAATTGTGGAACGTCATGGAGGACGCATCTGGGTAGAATCTCAACCTGGAGTGGGAACAACTTTTTACTTCACTATTCCGGCAAAGATTTGA
- the hpsE gene encoding hormogonium polysaccharide biosynthesis glycosyltransferase HpsE gives MVDFTVAIPTYNGATRLPKVLNRLLDQLDTEHFSWEILVVDNNSKDNTAKVVREYQSNWPQAYPLKYVFEAEPGAAFARNRAVQEATGKLIGFLDDDNLPESDWVAAAYQFGQVHPEAGAYGSQIFGKFEVEPPQNFHRIAGFLAITQRGATAHRYEPRKKLLPPGAGLVVRKQAWRDNVPERLVLNNLGKEAGLASEDLEALLYIQKAGWEIWYNPNMQIYHEIPSWRLSKDYLISVARCIGLSRHQLRMVKLKNWQKPLLIPIYFTNDLRRLIMHLVKYKGVAKKDAIVACELELLRCSLISPFFVGNNI, from the coding sequence ATGGTTGATTTTACTGTAGCGATTCCCACTTACAATGGAGCCACCCGCTTACCCAAAGTTCTCAACAGACTGCTCGATCAGCTCGACACAGAACACTTTTCCTGGGAAATCTTAGTTGTTGACAACAACAGTAAAGATAATACCGCAAAAGTGGTGCGCGAGTATCAAAGCAACTGGCCGCAAGCTTATCCGTTAAAATATGTATTTGAAGCAGAGCCAGGAGCTGCATTTGCCAGAAATAGAGCTGTGCAAGAAGCCACAGGTAAATTGATTGGTTTCCTCGATGACGATAACTTGCCAGAATCTGACTGGGTGGCAGCAGCTTACCAATTCGGTCAAGTCCATCCAGAGGCGGGTGCTTATGGCAGCCAAATCTTCGGGAAGTTTGAAGTCGAACCACCCCAAAATTTTCACAGAATTGCTGGTTTTTTGGCAATTACGCAGCGAGGTGCCACAGCACATCGCTACGAACCGCGTAAAAAGCTGCTACCCCCTGGCGCTGGGTTAGTAGTTCGCAAACAAGCTTGGCGCGACAACGTTCCCGAACGTTTGGTGTTGAACAATCTGGGTAAAGAAGCGGGTTTAGCCAGTGAAGATTTAGAAGCTTTGTTGTATATCCAGAAAGCGGGTTGGGAAATTTGGTACAACCCAAATATGCAAATTTATCACGAGATTCCTAGCTGGCGTTTGTCAAAAGATTACCTAATATCTGTGGCGCGTTGTATTGGTTTGAGTCGCCATCAGTTGCGGATGGTGAAATTAAAAAATTGGCAAAAACCGCTGTTGATTCCGATTTATTTTACGAACGATTTACGGCGATTGATTATGCACTTGGTTAAATATAAAGGGGTGGCGAAAAAAGATGCGATCGTAGCTTGTGAATTAGAGCTATTGCGGTGCAGCTTAATTAGTCCTTTCTTTGTAGGAAACAATATTTAG
- a CDS encoding glycosyltransferase family 2 protein: MTEPQVTLVITQRERFSYTERSLESLYENTTTPFKLIYVDGNSPNRTKRYLEKQAKEKGFRLIRRENFLAPNQARNLILSEVDTKYVVFFDNDILFTPGWLDRLLQCAEETGAWLVGPLYCEGKPEDKIIHMAGGFAHFRDKQGKRQFFEQHRFARKPIDKVSSELRREETELLEFHCILARTEIFEKIGLNEKFLSTGEHWDLCLEVRENGGTIYFEPNSIVSYVAPPPFALSDLPFFFLRWSEAWNRDSLNYFREKWNLSEDDPCLKGHYIWLNRHRQRTIRESIRQFLPIKRGAWLNQNILMPIEKLLNKILVRQSPNKTQKQKEETVTKATVSKS; encoded by the coding sequence ATGACAGAACCACAAGTTACCTTAGTTATAACCCAACGGGAGAGATTCAGCTATACCGAGCGTTCCCTCGAAAGTCTATACGAGAATACAACTACACCCTTCAAGTTAATCTATGTGGATGGCAATTCACCCAATCGCACAAAACGCTATCTAGAAAAACAAGCAAAAGAAAAAGGATTTCGGTTAATTCGCCGCGAAAATTTCCTCGCTCCCAATCAAGCGCGTAACCTGATTTTATCGGAAGTCGATACTAAATATGTTGTCTTTTTTGATAACGATATACTATTTACTCCGGGTTGGCTAGATCGACTTTTACAGTGCGCGGAAGAAACGGGAGCATGGTTAGTTGGGCCACTTTATTGCGAAGGGAAACCGGAAGATAAAATCATCCACATGGCAGGAGGTTTTGCACACTTCCGAGACAAGCAGGGTAAACGACAGTTTTTTGAACAACATCGCTTCGCCAGAAAACCAATTGATAAAGTAAGTTCTGAACTGCGGCGAGAAGAAACTGAATTGCTCGAGTTTCATTGTATATTGGCGCGTACCGAAATATTTGAAAAGATCGGTTTGAATGAAAAATTTTTGAGTACGGGAGAACATTGGGATTTGTGTTTGGAGGTTCGGGAAAACGGCGGTACTATTTATTTTGAGCCGAATTCGATCGTCAGTTACGTTGCACCACCCCCGTTCGCATTGTCAGATTTACCTTTCTTCTTCCTGCGTTGGAGTGAAGCTTGGAATCGCGACAGCTTAAATTATTTCCGGGAGAAATGGAATTTATCAGAAGATGACCCTTGCCTGAAAGGTCATTATATCTGGTTAAATCGTCATCGACAAAGAACGATTAGAGAGTCGATTCGTCAATTTTTACCAATCAAACGCGGTGCTTGGCTCAATCAAAATATTTTGATGCCGATCGAAAAGCTGTTGAACAAAATTTTAGTCCGTCAGTCGCCAAATAAAACCCAGAAACAAAAAGAAGAAACCGTCACCAAAGCTACAGTTTCTAAATCTTAA
- the hpsE gene encoding hormogonium polysaccharide biosynthesis glycosyltransferase HpsE: MHFTVVIPTYNGASRLPLVLERLRQQMNTEHLAWEIIVVDNNSQDNTAQIVRDYQANWPEKFPLTYCLEMEQGVAFARLHAVREAKGELIGFLDDDNLPDSNWVVAAYSFAKAHPKAGAFGGQIHGDFEVKPPENFQKIQSFLAIREQGEKPRLYEPNNLSLPPGAAVVVRKKAWCEAVPNRPKLIGRVGKQMLGGEDLEPLLYIHNAGWEIWYNPAMHTYHQIPQWRLEKDYLIALIRGSSLCICHLRLINSKTWQKPIIMAKIFLGSLRRTILHLLKYGGKVKNDLIPACEMEFYLSSLASPIYFIKTSLASQLTGYTRKNKDTKKAGDV, translated from the coding sequence ATGCACTTTACCGTAGTCATTCCAACTTATAATGGAGCCAGCCGTTTACCCTTGGTTCTAGAACGACTGCGCCAACAAATGAATACTGAACATTTGGCTTGGGAAATTATTGTTGTTGATAATAACAGCCAAGATAATACAGCGCAAATTGTGCGAGATTATCAAGCAAATTGGCCAGAGAAATTTCCTTTGACATATTGTTTGGAAATGGAACAAGGAGTCGCTTTTGCTAGGCTGCACGCGGTTCGGGAAGCAAAAGGCGAATTAATTGGTTTTCTGGATGATGATAATTTACCTGATAGTAACTGGGTGGTAGCTGCTTACTCCTTTGCCAAAGCTCATCCCAAAGCAGGAGCTTTTGGTGGTCAAATACACGGTGATTTTGAAGTAAAACCGCCGGAAAATTTCCAGAAAATACAATCTTTTTTAGCAATTAGAGAGCAGGGTGAAAAACCGCGTCTTTACGAGCCAAATAATTTAAGCTTGCCGCCAGGAGCAGCAGTAGTAGTTCGTAAAAAAGCATGGTGCGAAGCCGTTCCGAACCGACCAAAATTAATCGGTAGAGTTGGCAAACAAATGTTAGGAGGAGAAGATTTAGAGCCATTATTGTATATACACAATGCCGGGTGGGAAATTTGGTATAACCCAGCGATGCACACCTATCATCAAATACCGCAGTGGCGCTTAGAAAAAGATTATTTAATTGCTCTGATTCGTGGTTCTAGTTTATGTATTTGCCATCTGCGGTTGATTAATTCTAAAACATGGCAAAAGCCAATAATTATGGCTAAGATATTCCTGGGGAGCTTGCGTCGAACAATACTGCACTTACTCAAATATGGCGGGAAAGTTAAAAATGATTTAATCCCAGCTTGCGAGATGGAGTTTTACCTGAGTAGTTTGGCAAGTCCTATTTATTTTATTAAAACTTCCCTAGCTTCCCAGTTAACTGGATATACTAGGAAAAACAAAGATACCAAAAAAGCTGGAGATGTATAG
- a CDS encoding two-component system response regulator, whose product MNKDIASTIKGNILLVDDTPDNLHLLSNLLSAQGYKVRCVTNGQTALKAARAKLPDLILLDIMMPHMNGYEVCQILKSDMQTRDVPVIFLSALDEVLDKVKAFTVGGVDYITKPFQFQEVLIRVENQLALKTAETKVRQLNAELEIKVKERTCELEVTNQELQREIAERKLLEKQLLHMALHDPLTGLPNRALFMERLKQAVIRAKQQPEYQFSVLFLDCDRFKIVNDSLGHLVGDELLTAIASRLKLSLSPVDTLARLGGDEFTLLLEEIKDITSVTQIAERILWELSRPFYLDKREVFITASIGIVLGNATYDQPEHLLRDADTAMYRAKAFGKARYHVFNPAMHQEALQLLQLETDLRRAIERQEFVVYYQPIVSLCEGKISGFEALVRWQHPTRGFVSPAEFIPVAEETGLITFIGTWVMREACQQLRIWQEEKLSQESLTMSVNLSVREFSQPNLIELIDDTLKKTQLSPQNLKLEITESAIMEKDGSVTAILQQLRNRQIQLSIDDFGTGYSSLSYLNRLPVDTLKIDRSFINPIDKNSESLGLVPAIITIAHSLGMSAIAEGVETQQQLAKLRTLNCGFGQGYLFSKPLGSKLAADLLASSPQY is encoded by the coding sequence ATGAATAAGGATATAGCATCTACAATAAAAGGCAACATTCTACTTGTTGACGATACGCCGGATAATCTGCACCTTTTATCCAATTTGTTGAGCGCACAGGGTTATAAAGTTCGGTGCGTAACGAACGGACAAACGGCATTGAAGGCAGCTCGCGCTAAACTACCCGACTTGATTCTGCTCGATATCATGATGCCGCATATGAATGGCTACGAAGTTTGTCAAATCCTGAAATCCGATATGCAAACGAGAGACGTTCCGGTGATTTTTTTGAGTGCATTAGATGAAGTTTTAGACAAGGTAAAAGCCTTTACCGTTGGAGGTGTAGACTACATTACTAAGCCATTTCAGTTTCAAGAAGTTTTAATCCGCGTCGAAAATCAACTGGCTTTAAAAACGGCAGAAACAAAAGTTCGTCAACTGAACGCAGAACTTGAAATTAAGGTAAAAGAGCGTACCTGCGAACTGGAAGTGACGAATCAAGAACTTCAGCGGGAAATTGCCGAACGCAAGCTTCTAGAAAAGCAACTTTTGCACATGGCGCTGCACGATCCGCTGACTGGTTTGCCCAATCGCGCTTTGTTTATGGAGCGTTTGAAACAAGCTGTCATCCGCGCCAAGCAACAGCCAGAGTACCAATTTTCAGTGCTGTTTCTAGATTGCGATCGCTTTAAAATCGTCAATGATTCTCTCGGTCATTTGGTGGGAGATGAGTTGCTGACGGCAATTGCTAGCCGATTAAAATTATCTCTCAGTCCAGTTGATACTTTGGCCAGATTAGGTGGGGATGAATTCACTCTTCTTTTAGAAGAAATTAAAGATATTACCAGCGTTACACAGATTGCAGAGCGCATTCTTTGGGAATTATCTCGCCCGTTTTACCTAGATAAACGCGAAGTATTCATAACTGCTAGTATTGGCATTGTCCTGGGCAATGCTACCTACGATCAACCAGAACATTTGCTGCGAGATGCCGATACGGCAATGTATCGCGCTAAGGCATTCGGAAAAGCGCGGTATCACGTCTTCAATCCAGCCATGCACCAGGAAGCACTTCAGCTTTTACAGTTGGAAACTGACCTTCGCAGAGCGATCGAACGGCAAGAATTTGTCGTGTATTATCAGCCCATAGTCAGTCTTTGCGAAGGCAAAATTTCTGGCTTTGAAGCCCTCGTGCGCTGGCAGCATCCCACACGCGGTTTCGTTTCTCCCGCAGAGTTCATTCCCGTGGCAGAAGAAACCGGCTTGATTACTTTCATCGGTACTTGGGTAATGCGGGAAGCTTGTCAGCAGCTTCGCATTTGGCAAGAAGAAAAACTTTCTCAAGAATCCCTAACTATGAGCGTCAATCTTTCGGTGCGCGAGTTCTCTCAACCCAACTTGATCGAGCTGATTGATGATACTCTTAAAAAAACTCAACTGAGCCCTCAAAATTTAAAACTAGAAATTACTGAAAGTGCAATTATGGAAAAAGATGGGTCGGTCACGGCGATTCTCCAGCAACTTAGAAACCGTCAAATTCAGTTGAGTATTGATGATTTTGGCACCGGTTATTCTTCCCTCAGCTATTTGAATCGTCTTCCAGTTGATACCCTTAAGATTGACCGCTCCTTTATTAATCCTATAGATAAAAATTCTGAAAGTTTGGGTTTAGTTCCTGCTATTATCACTATTGCTCATTCGCTGGGTATGAGTGCGATCGCAGAAGGTGTCGAAACCCAACAACAGCTAGCCAAATTGAGGACATTAAACTGTGGCTTCGGTCAGGGATACTTGTTCTCGAAACCATTGGGAAGCAAATTAGCAGCAGACTTGCTCGCCTCATCTCCCCAGTATTGA
- a CDS encoding response regulator, with the protein MKWLPDKTVNANILIVDDTLHNLRLLSNILSDRGYKVRCVPKGTMALATARLSPPDLILLDIMMPEMDGYEVCEQLKTDALTSDIPVIFISALHEALDKVKAFAIGGVDYITKPFQVEEVLARVENQLRLQKLQKQLAEQNALLQEEIRVRREAEMALRLQLKREQLVGAILERIRSSLNLEEVLTVAVREVRSFLSTDRIIIYRFNPDWNGVVVVESVASGWTSTLGIEIGDECFIKTYIPLYQQGRIRALPDIIGSDLQQCHKNLLGRFEVKASLVVPILYGEETSENANSLIPNQLWGLLIAHHCQGEREWHSSEIESLKQLCLQLAIAIKQCTLFEQAKTEIAERKQAEEKLRQSEQRFRDVSEAVGEYLWEVDANNTYSFVTDRVKSVKGYAPSELIGHKPIEFICQEDIEKVRNIFSDAFSKKCTFKLQHRNITPSGEIVWEEVVGIPLFDNQGNIVGFRGTGLNITERKQAEEALQKAKEAADAANRAKSEFLANMSHELRTPLNAILGFTQIMNRDSSLHQEQREHLRIINRSGEHLLSLINDILDMSKIEAGRTTFNEKTFDLIHLLESLEEMLRLKASSKSLDLRIKYTPDIPQYVRTDEGKLRQVLINLLGNAIKFTEEGSVTLRVRVGDCESGRVADAQQLLSPPYLLPTSTGPHFFDLLFEVEDTGPGIAKEEMHKLFQAFGQTEIGRQSQQGTGLGLAISKKFVQLMGGDITVSSKVGIGTKFAFNIQVRLARSQEVETAKESRKVIGLAPHQPEYRILVVEDVKVSRLLLIKLLASVGFCVCEATNGSEAIALWESWKPHLIFMDMLMPVMDGYEATKHIKERASGHQTAIIALTTNAFDEQRNSVLSAGCDDFIRKPFREQLIFDKIADYLGVKYIYEKRLPEQRQKAEARKESSSDHLGGVYSQSVHLSSLQEMSGEWIAALHQAAIEADDELILNLAEQINNTNAALSKYISDLAHSFQFENINALTEKIIKYIG; encoded by the coding sequence ATGAAGTGGCTGCCAGATAAGACGGTAAATGCCAATATTTTAATAGTTGATGATACCCTTCACAACTTGCGTCTGTTGTCAAATATATTAAGCGATCGCGGCTATAAAGTGCGATGCGTACCCAAGGGAACGATGGCTCTGGCGACAGCGCGTTTATCTCCGCCAGACTTGATATTGCTAGATATTATGATGCCAGAAATGGATGGCTACGAAGTCTGCGAACAGCTAAAAACAGACGCGCTGACTTCCGATATACCGGTTATTTTCATCAGTGCTTTACACGAAGCGCTAGATAAAGTCAAAGCCTTTGCCATTGGCGGAGTAGACTATATCACCAAACCGTTTCAAGTAGAAGAGGTTTTGGCTAGGGTTGAAAATCAATTGCGCTTGCAGAAGCTGCAAAAACAACTGGCAGAGCAAAATGCCTTGTTACAGGAAGAAATTCGGGTGCGGCGCGAGGCGGAAATGGCTTTGCGGCTGCAATTAAAGCGGGAACAGCTGGTGGGAGCGATACTGGAACGCATTCGTTCCTCTCTCAATTTAGAGGAAGTGCTGACAGTGGCAGTTAGGGAAGTGCGATCGTTTTTGTCAACCGATCGCATCATCATTTACCGTTTTAACCCCGACTGGAACGGAGTAGTAGTTGTCGAGTCGGTAGCGTCAGGGTGGACATCCACTTTGGGAATTGAGATTGGGGACGAATGCTTTATCAAAACCTATATTCCCCTTTACCAGCAAGGACGCATTCGAGCGCTTCCAGATATTATCGGATCAGATTTGCAGCAGTGTCACAAAAATCTGCTCGGTAGATTCGAGGTGAAAGCTAGCTTAGTAGTCCCCATCTTGTATGGAGAAGAAACGAGCGAAAATGCCAATTCATTAATTCCCAATCAGTTATGGGGACTGCTAATTGCCCATCATTGCCAAGGAGAAAGAGAGTGGCACTCATCAGAGATAGAATCTCTCAAACAACTGTGCCTGCAATTGGCGATCGCCATCAAGCAATGCACCCTCTTTGAACAAGCTAAAACAGAAATTGCCGAACGCAAACAAGCAGAGGAAAAGCTGCGACAGAGCGAACAGCGTTTTCGCGATGTCTCCGAAGCAGTGGGCGAATATCTATGGGAAGTAGACGCTAACAACACCTACAGCTTCGTTACCGACAGAGTGAAATCGGTTAAAGGATATGCACCTTCCGAATTAATCGGACACAAGCCGATCGAATTCATCTGTCAAGAAGATATTGAAAAAGTTAGAAATATATTCAGCGATGCCTTTAGCAAAAAATGCACCTTTAAACTACAACATCGCAATATCACTCCCTCTGGTGAAATTGTTTGGGAAGAAGTCGTTGGCATTCCACTTTTCGACAATCAAGGTAATATAGTCGGTTTTCGCGGCACCGGACTAAATATTACAGAACGCAAGCAAGCAGAAGAAGCACTGCAAAAAGCGAAAGAAGCTGCCGATGCAGCAAATCGCGCCAAGAGCGAATTCCTCGCCAACATGAGCCACGAACTGCGAACGCCGCTTAATGCCATCTTGGGATTTACTCAAATAATGAACCGCGATTCATCCCTTCACCAAGAGCAGCGGGAGCATCTGAGAATCATCAATCGCAGCGGCGAGCATTTGCTGTCACTGATTAACGACATTCTAGATATGTCCAAAATTGAAGCTGGCAGAACAACCTTTAATGAAAAGACCTTTGACTTAATTCATCTGCTAGAGAGCCTGGAAGAAATGTTGCGATTAAAAGCTTCTAGTAAAAGCTTAGATCTTCGCATTAAGTATACCCCAGATATTCCTCAGTACGTGCGAACTGACGAGGGTAAATTGCGCCAAGTTTTGATTAACCTGCTGGGAAATGCGATCAAATTCACTGAAGAAGGAAGCGTAACCCTGCGCGTCAGAGTGGGAGACTGTGAGAGTGGGAGAGTGGCAGATGCCCAACAACTTCTTTCTCCCCCTTATCTGCTCCCCACCTCAACTGGGCCTCACTTTTTCGACCTTTTGTTTGAAGTGGAAGACACTGGCCCTGGTATTGCCAAAGAAGAGATGCACAAGTTATTTCAAGCTTTCGGACAAACAGAAATCGGTAGACAATCTCAACAAGGAACTGGGTTGGGTTTAGCCATCAGCAAAAAATTCGTGCAACTGATGGGAGGAGATATCACCGTCAGCAGTAAAGTGGGTATAGGAACAAAATTTGCATTCAATATCCAGGTGCGTTTAGCTCGATCGCAGGAAGTAGAGACAGCCAAGGAATCCAGGAAGGTAATCGGTTTAGCGCCTCACCAACCTGAATATCGCATCTTGGTAGTCGAAGATGTCAAAGTCAGTCGCCTTCTATTGATCAAACTTCTGGCGTCGGTCGGCTTTTGCGTGTGCGAAGCTACCAACGGCAGCGAAGCAATTGCCCTATGGGAAAGTTGGAAACCCCACCTAATTTTTATGGATATGCTGATGCCGGTGATGGACGGATATGAGGCGACCAAACATATTAAAGAGCGAGCTAGCGGTCACCAAACCGCAATTATAGCTCTGACTACTAATGCCTTTGACGAACAGCGAAACTCTGTTTTGTCAGCAGGCTGCGATGATTTTATTCGCAAGCCTTTCCGAGAGCAGTTAATCTTTGACAAAATTGCTGATTATTTGGGGGTAAAGTATATCTACGAAAAGCGGTTGCCAGAGCAAAGGCAAAAAGCAGAAGCTCGAAAAGAAAGTTCATCTGACCATTTAGGAGGAGTTTATTCTCAGAGCGTTCATCTATCGTCTTTGCAAGAGATGTCTGGTGAATGGATTGCCGCTTTGCATCAAGCCGCAATAGAAGCAGATGACGAATTAATTTTAAATCTAGCCGAGCAAATTAACAATACAAATGCTGCCTTGTCAAAGTATATAAGCGATTTAGCGCATAGCTTCCAATTTGAAAATATTAATGCTCTTACAGAAAAAATAATCAAATATATAGGCTAG
- the atpC gene encoding ATP synthase F1 subunit epsilon — protein sequence MTLNVRVIAPDKTVWDSPAQELILPSTTGQLGILSGHAPLLTALDTGVMRVRQDKGWVSIALMGGFAEVEEDRVIILVNGAERSESINVEQARAAYTQAQERYNQVQNSENRQEKYQATQALKRARARFQAVGGMVQV from the coding sequence ATGACTTTAAACGTTCGCGTGATTGCGCCAGACAAGACAGTCTGGGATTCTCCAGCCCAAGAATTGATTCTGCCCAGCACCACCGGGCAATTAGGTATTCTCAGCGGACACGCACCACTTTTGACTGCTTTGGATACAGGCGTGATGCGAGTTCGTCAAGATAAAGGTTGGGTATCTATTGCTCTGATGGGCGGATTTGCCGAAGTCGAAGAAGATCGAGTGATTATTTTGGTTAATGGTGCCGAACGCAGCGAATCCATTAATGTGGAACAAGCTCGCGCCGCTTACACCCAAGCTCAAGAGCGCTATAACCAAGTGCAAAACAGCGAAAACCGTCAGGAAAAATATCAGGCAACTCAAGCTCTGAAGAGGGCACGCGCCCGTTTTCAAGCTGTGGGTGGCATGGTGCAAGTCTAA
- the atpD gene encoding F0F1 ATP synthase subunit beta, whose product MVASTERTNIGRISQIIGPVVDVEFSAGKMPQIYNALKIQGKNEAGQDVSVTCEVQQLLGDNQVRAVAMSTTDGLVRGMEAVDTGAPISVPVGAATLGRIFNVLGEPIDNLGPVNTSETFPIHRPSPKLTELETKPSVFETGIKVVDLLAPYRRGGKIGLFGGAGVGKTVIIQELINNIAKAHGGVSVFGGVGERTREGNDLYNEFKESKVINEENIGESKVALVYGQMNEPPGARMRVGLSALTMAEYFRDVNKQDVLLFIDNIFRFVQAGSEVSALLGRMPSAVGYQPTLATEMGALQERITSTTEGSITSIQAVYVPADDLTDPAPATTFAHLDATTVLSRGLAAKGIYPAVDPLDSTSTMLQPSVVGDEHYQTARSVQSTLQRYKELQDIIAILGLDELSEDDRLTVARARKIERFLSQPFFVAEVFTGSPGKYVKLEDTIKGFKQILSGELDALPEQAFYMVGTIEEAIAKAEKIKSGK is encoded by the coding sequence ATGGTAGCCAGCACAGAAAGAACAAACATAGGCCGCATCAGCCAGATCATTGGCCCCGTTGTAGACGTTGAATTCTCCGCCGGCAAAATGCCGCAGATTTACAACGCCTTGAAAATCCAAGGCAAAAACGAAGCAGGACAAGACGTATCCGTCACCTGCGAAGTACAGCAGCTGCTGGGCGACAACCAAGTCCGCGCCGTTGCCATGAGTACCACCGATGGTTTGGTGCGCGGTATGGAAGCGGTAGACACCGGCGCTCCCATCAGCGTACCAGTTGGCGCTGCTACCTTGGGTCGCATTTTCAACGTGCTGGGCGAACCGATCGACAACCTGGGCCCAGTCAATACCTCGGAAACTTTCCCCATCCACCGTCCCTCTCCCAAACTGACGGAATTAGAAACCAAACCCTCCGTTTTTGAAACAGGCATCAAAGTAGTAGATTTGTTGGCTCCCTATCGTCGGGGTGGCAAAATCGGTTTGTTCGGTGGTGCTGGCGTGGGCAAAACCGTCATCATCCAAGAACTGATCAACAACATCGCTAAAGCTCACGGTGGTGTGTCCGTGTTTGGCGGTGTGGGCGAACGCACCCGCGAAGGTAATGACCTCTACAATGAATTCAAAGAATCGAAGGTCATTAACGAAGAAAATATCGGCGAATCTAAGGTAGCGCTGGTATACGGTCAGATGAACGAGCCACCGGGAGCCCGGATGCGCGTTGGTCTGTCGGCGCTGACAATGGCTGAATACTTCCGCGATGTGAACAAGCAAGACGTGCTGCTGTTCATCGATAATATCTTCCGGTTCGTGCAAGCGGGTTCCGAAGTGTCCGCACTGTTGGGTCGGATGCCTTCTGCGGTAGGATATCAGCCCACCCTAGCTACCGAAATGGGTGCTTTGCAAGAGCGGATCACCTCGACCACCGAAGGTTCCATCACCTCGATTCAAGCAGTGTACGTACCTGCGGACGACTTGACCGACCCCGCTCCCGCTACCACCTTCGCTCACTTGGATGCTACCACGGTGCTGTCTCGCGGTTTGGCTGCGAAGGGAATTTACCCAGCAGTCGATCCCCTGGATTCCACTTCCACGATGTTGCAACCGAGTGTTGTGGGTGACGAACACTACCAAACAGCTCGTTCGGTGCAATCGACTCTGCAACGTTACAAAGAATTGCAAGACATCATTGCCATTCTCGGTTTGGATGAACTGTCGGAAGATGACCGTTTGACGGTAGCGCGTGCGCGTAAGATCGAGCGTTTCTTGTCTCAGCCGTTCTTTGTGGCAGAAGTGTTTACCGGTTCTCCCGGTAAGTACGTGAAGCTGGAAGATACGATCAAGGGCTTCAAACAGATTCTTTCCGGTGAATTGGACGCTCTACCGGAGCAGGCTTTCTATATGGTAGGCACCATTGAAGAAGCGATCGCTAAAGCCGAAAAGATCAAGTCTGGTAAGTAA